One Nitrospiria bacterium genomic region harbors:
- a CDS encoding Ig-like domain-containing protein translates to MRFFIRAIPLFFTFLLFPILAHSLTEIKEFDAITQPDCVVSVLNQTVPVIPDGEIEINNVPVDGSPLTARLNCTNGAIRFGGKTALINPPLDGIVDFGILEVTGLPPIIDFLSLTSSKLSLTSLGDTAQFTVTGTYDDGTTADVTGEPDTVYTTSNPNIATVSSSGLVTAVSSGTVVLSASKDGVLSTLLMMVSTGTAGDSDGDEIPDDYETANGLNPNDPFDADLDPDGDGLTNLQEFQTGTDPNVADTDGDGISDGAEVAGTSGFVTNPLLADTDGDGIRDLLEIQTGSDPTDAGSFNLAQALTSIDVTPSNFILAYNTILNQDATRQLTVTGNLSDGTTINLTSTNKGTNYTSSDLLICNFGATDGEVFAGQDGLCTLTVSNSGFSDTASVTVETFSPVPLSFVDLPGIPYNLDVRDNYVYVADGVGGLQVVDVSDRSFPQIVSSVNTPATNVQVVGDMAYLSGGSGIGLYIVDISDPLNPQLLGSVDTPGLAWDVAVSGNRAVIADEGPGIHLVDISDPATPVLVSTLDTPGLARGVDVVGDLAIVADRTAGIQIVDISNMQSPQIVGSVDTPGDAFEVMADGNIVYVADYTGSLQIVDISDPANPVI, encoded by the coding sequence ATGAGATTTTTTATTAGAGCTATACCTTTATTTTTTACATTCCTTTTATTTCCAATTTTGGCCCACTCACTTACAGAAATTAAAGAATTTGATGCAATTACCCAACCTGACTGTGTAGTTAGTGTCCTTAACCAAACAGTTCCTGTTATTCCTGATGGTGAAATTGAAATAAATAATGTGCCTGTCGATGGGAGTCCGTTAACGGCTCGTCTGAATTGCACCAATGGAGCAATCCGGTTTGGAGGAAAAACAGCGCTTATTAATCCTCCCCTAGATGGAATAGTTGATTTTGGAATTTTGGAAGTCACAGGGTTACCACCAATTATTGATTTCCTTTCCCTTACTTCCTCAAAACTCTCCTTGACTAGTCTTGGTGACACAGCTCAGTTTACAGTCACCGGAACCTATGATGACGGGACCACGGCGGATGTGACCGGCGAGCCCGATACGGTCTACACCACCAGCAATCCGAATATCGCCACGGTGAGCAGTTCAGGGTTGGTGACAGCGGTTTCTTCCGGAACGGTGGTATTGTCTGCAAGCAAGGATGGTGTTCTGTCGACATTGCTTATGATGGTGAGTACGGGAACTGCAGGAGACTCCGATGGGGACGAAATTCCGGATGATTATGAGACCGCCAACGGCCTGAATCCCAACGATCCCTTTGATGCGGATTTGGATCCCGATGGGGACGGGCTGACCAACTTGCAGGAGTTTCAGACCGGAACCGATCCAAACGTGGCCGATACCGATGGAGACGGCATCTCCGACGGCGCGGAGGTGGCCGGAACCAGCGGGTTTGTGACCAATCCCCTCTTGGCCGACACCGATGGAGACGGGATTCGGGATTTACTTGAGATCCAGACTGGAAGCGATCCCACTGATGCCGGGAGCTTTAATTTGGCCCAGGCCTTAACCTCAATCGATGTGACCCCATCAAATTTTATCCTGGCGTATAACACTATCCTTAACCAAGATGCCACAAGGCAGCTGACCGTGACTGGGAATCTGTCGGATGGGACTACCATTAATCTCACCTCCACAAATAAGGGAACCAATTATACATCCTCGGATCTTTTGATCTGTAACTTCGGTGCCACCGATGGGGAGGTCTTCGCGGGCCAGGATGGGCTCTGTACGCTGACTGTTTCCAACAGCGGTTTCTCCGATACCGCAAGCGTGACGGTTGAAACCTTCTCTCCCGTTCCCTTATCTTTTGTGGATCTACCGGGCATACCCTACAATCTGGATGTCCGAGACAATTATGTTTATGTTGCCGATGGGGTGGGAGGGCTGCAGGTGGTGGATGTCTCCGACCGAAGTTTTCCTCAGATCGTCAGCTCTGTCAATACCCCCGCAACCAACGTTCAGGTAGTGGGAGATATGGCCTATTTATCGGGAGGCAGCGGAATAGGCTTGTATATAGTGGATATCTCCGATCCTTTAAATCCACAACTGCTGGGGAGTGTGGATACACCCGGGTTGGCCTGGGATGTGGCGGTCTCGGGCAACCGTGCCGTCATTGCCGATGAAGGTCCGGGGATTCATCTGGTGGATATCAGCGACCCCGCTACTCCCGTTCTTGTGAGTACGCTGGATACGCCGGGATTGGCCCGAGGGGTGGATGTGGTAGGAGATCTGGCCATTGTGGCGGATCGAACGGCGGGCATTCAAATCGTTGATATCAGTAATATGCAGAGCCCTCAGATCGTGGGCAGTGTAGACACCCCCGGAGATGCCTTTGAAGTGATGGCGGATGGAAATATCGTCTATGTGGCCGATTACACGGGAAGCCTTCAGATCGTGGATATCTCCGATCCTGCCAATCCGGTGATC